One segment of Nitrospirota bacterium DNA contains the following:
- a CDS encoding DUF3106 domain-containing protein, which yields MKNLIRILGMGLLLAIAFVEAAAGADSREMDNRGRWQSMPPEEKRRVIENYRQWKSRPRENRDRLQRNLDAYQELSPEERQMLRQRYRAYKGLEPAGKERLRERLHRVDPHAPDNSQEIMRRFRRSQGLPPEERMRRLERSRFWKELSNEERETYKKLLFPDN from the coding sequence ATGAAAAACCTGATACGCATTCTGGGCATGGGTCTGCTGCTGGCGATCGCGTTTGTCGAAGCTGCAGCAGGCGCTGACAGCAGGGAGATGGATAACAGAGGGCGCTGGCAATCCATGCCTCCGGAGGAAAAGAGGAGGGTGATAGAGAATTACCGTCAGTGGAAGAGCCGGCCTCGTGAAAACAGAGATAGATTGCAACGCAACCTGGACGCCTACCAAGAGCTTAGCCCGGAGGAAAGGCAGATGCTGAGACAGAGGTATCGGGCGTACAAGGGCCTTGAACCTGCCGGAAAAGAGAGACTGAGGGAGCGTCTGCATAGAGTGGATCCTCATGCTCCGGACAACAGCCAGGAGATAATGAGAAGGTTCAGGAGATCGCAGGGCCTGCCACCTGAGGAGAGGATGAGACGTCTTGAGCGGTCACGGTTCTGGAAAGAACTTAGCAATGAGGAGAGAGAAACGTATAAAAAGCTTTTGTTTCCTGATAATTAA